A genomic segment from bacterium encodes:
- a CDS encoding T9SS type A sorting domain-containing protein, with product MRNKACLVIAFTFLWLSFAFASQLEFRATDYLPLGVGYTWHYLDSSAIGIDTVIHTIVDDTTIPGGPAYVIVYTYADTAETSLIQIRSDGIYNITLVGATKILPATFRIGDSWAMFSLDSSWDSAGFTYHIQMDVESHAETLEDVTVPAGSFSDCIKVISDGEIHLQVLSGGVPFLDTTFRGNLVEVWYARHIGVVRSIGHDITGMSPDQFRVLLSHSFAEVSESPAKPINNDLIVSPNPFNSACFIRVPEGAKIEIFDVTGKLIESLKSENGSAVWRPKDGIGSGVYIISTDIDGKVRASARVIFIK from the coding sequence ATGAGAAACAAAGCTTGCTTGGTTATAGCTTTCACTTTTTTATGGCTTTCGTTTGCTTTCGCATCACAGCTTGAGTTCAGAGCAACAGATTACTTACCGCTTGGGGTAGGCTACACATGGCACTACCTCGATTCTTCGGCAATTGGTATCGACACAGTAATTCATACTATCGTCGATGACACCACGATTCCGGGTGGGCCAGCATATGTGATTGTCTATACCTATGCGGATACCGCTGAAACATCCTTAATCCAGATTCGTTCCGATGGCATTTATAACATTACATTAGTGGGTGCTACGAAAATTTTACCCGCTACATTTCGCATTGGTGATTCATGGGCGATGTTTTCTCTCGATTCAAGCTGGGACTCAGCGGGATTCACATATCATATCCAAATGGATGTTGAGAGCCATGCTGAAACACTTGAGGATGTTACAGTTCCTGCCGGTTCTTTCAGCGATTGCATAAAGGTTATTTCCGATGGTGAAATTCATCTTCAGGTTCTTTCTGGTGGTGTGCCGTTCCTTGATACTACATTCAGAGGAAACCTTGTAGAGGTATGGTATGCCCGGCACATTGGTGTTGTTCGCTCTATAGGCCACGACATAACTGGTATGTCCCCGGACCAATTTAGAGTACTTCTCTCGCATTCCTTCGCAGAAGTGAGCGAAAGCCCGGCAAAACCGATTAACAATGACCTTATTGTGTCGCCCAATCCTTTTAATTCAGCGTGTTTCATAAGGGTTCCTGAGGGAGCCAAGATCGAGATATTCGATGTTACTGGTAAGCTTATTGAATCGCTAAAGTCCGAAAACGGTTCGGCTGTTTGGCGTCCAAAAGATGGTATTGGCAGCGGGGTTTACATCATAAGTACAGATATAGATGGAAAAGTAAGAGCGTCCGCCAGAGTGATATTCATCAAGTAA